The following proteins are co-located in the Spirosoma montaniterrae genome:
- the leuD gene encoding 3-isopropylmalate dehydratase small subunit yields MAYDKFTILRSTAVPMPIENVDTDQIIPARFLKATERKGFGDNLFRDWRYNADDTPKADFVLNNPTYSVEGSPRKILVGGKNFGSGSSREHAAWAIYDYGFRCVVSSFFADIFKNNCLNIGILPVTVSPEFAEEIFAAINADPNTELEVDLPAQTITLLATGKSEHFAINGYKKHNLTNGYDDIDYLLSMKHEIEQFAETRPF; encoded by the coding sequence ATGGCATACGACAAATTCACCATTCTGCGCTCGACCGCCGTTCCGATGCCTATCGAGAACGTCGATACCGACCAAATTATACCCGCCCGATTCCTGAAAGCTACCGAACGCAAGGGTTTCGGTGACAACCTTTTCCGCGACTGGCGGTACAACGCCGACGATACCCCGAAAGCTGATTTCGTGCTGAACAACCCGACCTACTCTGTCGAAGGGTCGCCCCGAAAAATTCTGGTGGGGGGCAAAAACTTCGGTAGCGGGTCGAGTCGCGAACACGCGGCCTGGGCTATTTACGACTACGGTTTCCGGTGCGTTGTATCGAGCTTCTTCGCCGACATTTTCAAGAATAACTGCCTGAATATCGGTATCCTGCCCGTTACGGTCAGCCCTGAATTTGCTGAAGAAATTTTCGCGGCCATCAACGCCGACCCCAATACCGAACTGGAAGTAGACCTGCCTGCGCAGACGATTACGTTGCTGGCTACCGGCAAGAGCGAACACTTTGCTATCAACGGCTACAAAAAGCACAACCTCACCAATGGCTACGACGATATCGATTACCTGTTGTCGATGAAGCACGAGATTGAGCAGTTCGCCGAAACCAGACCGTTCTAA
- a CDS encoding alpha-isopropylmalate synthase regulatory domain-containing protein has translation MRYIEIMDTTLRDGEQTSGVSFTAAEKLALAQVLLTEVKVDRVEVASARVSAGELEAVQQITRWADSVGMLDRVEVLTFVDGRASLDWMRASGARVMNLLTKGSLNHLTHQLKKTPHEHFADIRQVIEDAQAAGLQVNVYLEDWSNGMRTSPDYVLQFIDFLQTQPIRRVLLPDTLGVLTPAETYQFIALLVGRYPQLHFDFHAHNDYDLSVANVLEGIRAGVHGIHLTVNGLGERAGNAPLASTLAVLRDFVPGVQMGVAEKSLYKVSKIVETFSGLRIPDNKPVVGNNVFTQTAGIHADGDKKNNLYFNALLPERFGRERSYALGKMSGKANIENNLRELGIQLSDDELKKVTQRVIELGDKKTTITREDLPYIITDVLQQTATAARVEVLNYSLTKSKGLKPSATIQVRIDDEQFEENAQGDGQYDAFMNALKKIYSRKQMAFPELTDYAVRIPTGGHTDALCETIITWKVNHREFKTRGLDSDQTVSAIKATQKMLNTLE, from the coding sequence ATGCGCTACATTGAAATTATGGATACTACCCTCCGCGATGGTGAACAAACCAGCGGAGTGTCGTTTACGGCAGCCGAGAAACTGGCCCTCGCGCAGGTGTTGCTCACGGAGGTAAAAGTCGACCGGGTGGAGGTGGCTTCGGCCCGAGTGTCGGCGGGCGAACTGGAGGCCGTACAGCAAATTACGCGCTGGGCCGATAGTGTCGGAATGCTTGACCGGGTGGAAGTGCTGACATTCGTAGACGGTCGGGCCTCACTCGACTGGATGCGGGCATCGGGCGCGCGGGTTATGAACCTGCTTACAAAAGGCTCGCTGAACCACCTCACGCACCAGCTTAAAAAAACTCCTCACGAGCATTTTGCCGATATTCGACAGGTTATTGAAGATGCACAAGCTGCTGGTCTTCAGGTAAATGTGTATCTGGAAGACTGGAGCAATGGCATGCGTACCTCGCCCGATTACGTACTTCAGTTTATCGACTTTCTGCAAACGCAGCCTATCCGACGTGTGCTGCTACCCGACACGCTGGGTGTGCTGACCCCCGCCGAAACCTACCAGTTTATTGCCCTGTTGGTGGGCCGCTATCCGCAACTTCACTTCGATTTTCATGCCCACAACGATTACGACCTAAGCGTAGCCAACGTTCTGGAAGGCATCAGGGCCGGAGTGCATGGCATTCACCTGACCGTCAATGGCTTAGGCGAGCGAGCGGGTAACGCCCCATTAGCCAGTACGCTGGCCGTGTTGCGCGATTTTGTACCCGGCGTGCAGATGGGCGTGGCCGAAAAGTCGCTCTATAAAGTCAGTAAGATTGTCGAAACGTTTTCGGGATTGCGGATTCCTGACAATAAGCCGGTTGTGGGTAATAATGTATTCACCCAAACGGCGGGTATTCATGCTGACGGCGACAAAAAAAACAACCTGTATTTCAATGCGCTACTTCCCGAACGTTTTGGCCGCGAACGCAGCTACGCTTTAGGTAAAATGTCGGGAAAAGCCAACATCGAAAATAATCTGCGCGAGTTAGGTATACAGTTGTCGGACGATGAGCTGAAAAAGGTAACGCAGCGAGTTATTGAACTGGGCGATAAGAAAACCACGATCACCCGCGAAGACCTGCCTTATATCATTACCGACGTGTTGCAGCAAACGGCAACGGCTGCGCGGGTAGAGGTGCTGAACTACTCGCTGACCAAATCGAAGGGGCTGAAACCCTCAGCCACAATTCAGGTACGTATCGATGACGAGCAGTTTGAAGAAAACGCGCAGGGCGATGGGCAATACGACGCGTTTATGAATGCGCTGAAGAAAATCTACAGCCGCAAGCAAATGGCCTTCCCCGAACTAACCGACTATGCCGTCCGCATTCCGACCGGCGGGCATACCGATGCACTCTGCGAAACCATTATCACCTGGAAAGTGAACCACCGCGAATTTAAAACCCGTGGCCTCGACTCTGACCAAACCGTGTCGGCGATAAAGGCCACGCAAAAAATGTTAAACACACTCGAATGA
- a CDS encoding class I SAM-dependent methyltransferase, translating to MNQARQTAEKVEYNGSDNLAIMSFATNYNGSLYDWVARDVRPGMAVLDFGAGNGEYANRFPIGSVDAAEIDPDLIPQIKQPVVTDIDALGVKYDLIYTINVLEHIEHHAEMTQKLASKLKPGGRLKVFVPARQEIFSNMDTHVGHYRRYDKAMVRDILEKAGLKVTRLGYYDFAGYFISLLYKWLGKDGRITKESIVFYDRVVFPVSRVFDKLTGGQVIGKNVIAEAIKV from the coding sequence ATGAACCAAGCCCGCCAAACGGCTGAGAAAGTCGAGTATAACGGCTCCGACAACTTAGCGATCATGAGTTTCGCTACTAACTACAATGGTAGTTTATATGACTGGGTAGCCCGCGACGTGCGCCCCGGCATGGCCGTACTGGACTTTGGTGCTGGTAATGGCGAATACGCGAACCGCTTCCCGATTGGCAGCGTCGATGCCGCCGAAATCGACCCCGACCTGATTCCACAAATTAAACAGCCCGTTGTTACCGACATCGACGCGCTGGGGGTAAAATACGACCTGATTTATACGATAAATGTGCTGGAACATATTGAGCATCATGCCGAAATGACGCAAAAGCTGGCGTCGAAGCTTAAGCCGGGCGGTAGACTGAAAGTATTTGTGCCGGCACGGCAGGAAATTTTCAGCAACATGGATACCCACGTGGGTCACTACCGCCGGTACGATAAAGCAATGGTACGCGACATCCTGGAGAAAGCGGGGCTAAAAGTTACCAGACTCGGCTACTACGATTTTGCTGGCTACTTTATTTCGCTCTTGTATAAATGGCTCGGCAAAGACGGACGAATCACGAAAGAGTCTATAGTTTTCTATGACCGGGTCGTGTTCCCAGTTAGCCGCGTATTCGACAAATTGACTGGTGGTCAGGTAATTGGTAAAAATGTTATTGCTGAAGCAATAAAGGTCTAA
- a CDS encoding 2-isopropylmalate synthase, translated as MSQRVYIFDTTLRDGEQVPGCQLTTEEKVIVAKELERLGVDIIEAGFPVSSPGDFRSVVEISKAVSEPTVCALSRAVKGDIDAAGEALKFAKRGRIHTGIGSSDIHIRNKFGSTREKILEQAVAAVKHARTYVDDVEFYAEDAGRADLVFLAQLTEAVIRAGATVVNIPDTTGYCLPDEYGRKIAYIYEHVPNVHQATISIHCHNDLGLATANTLAGVINGARQVEVTMNGIGERAGNTSLEEVVMALKVRKELGYHTNVDSTRLYPVSQLVSEMMRMPVQANKAIVGRNAFAHSSGIHQDGFLKHSENYEIMNPHDVGVPKSSIVLTARSGRHALKHRLELLGYRYDKPTLDGIYTRFLDMADIRKEVNDKDLMELVR; from the coding sequence ATGAGTCAGCGCGTTTATATCTTCGACACTACCCTCCGCGACGGCGAACAAGTGCCAGGGTGCCAGTTAACCACGGAAGAAAAAGTTATTGTGGCGAAAGAACTGGAACGACTGGGGGTTGATATCATCGAAGCCGGTTTCCCGGTTTCCAGCCCCGGCGATTTCCGGTCGGTTGTTGAAATCTCAAAAGCAGTTTCAGAACCGACTGTTTGCGCGCTAAGCCGGGCCGTAAAAGGCGATATCGATGCGGCTGGCGAGGCTCTGAAGTTCGCTAAACGCGGTCGGATTCATACCGGAATTGGCTCATCGGATATTCATATACGCAATAAATTCGGTAGCACCCGCGAGAAAATACTGGAGCAGGCCGTTGCCGCCGTGAAACACGCCCGCACCTATGTTGACGACGTTGAATTTTACGCTGAAGACGCCGGTCGGGCCGACCTCGTGTTTTTGGCGCAACTAACCGAAGCCGTGATCCGGGCTGGAGCCACAGTCGTCAATATTCCTGATACTACCGGCTACTGTCTGCCCGACGAGTATGGACGGAAAATTGCGTATATCTACGAACATGTTCCGAACGTGCATCAGGCTACGATTTCTATTCACTGCCACAACGACCTCGGCTTAGCCACGGCCAACACACTGGCGGGCGTAATAAATGGGGCGCGGCAGGTGGAAGTAACGATGAATGGTATCGGCGAACGGGCGGGCAACACCTCGCTCGAAGAAGTGGTGATGGCTCTGAAAGTGCGAAAAGAACTGGGCTATCATACCAATGTCGATTCAACGCGGCTGTATCCGGTAAGTCAGTTGGTGTCGGAAATGATGCGTATGCCCGTGCAGGCCAATAAAGCTATTGTGGGCCGCAACGCTTTTGCACACTCGTCGGGTATACATCAGGATGGTTTCCTGAAGCACTCGGAAAACTACGAAATCATGAACCCTCACGACGTAGGTGTGCCGAAATCATCTATCGTGTTAACGGCCCGCAGCGGTCGGCACGCGCTCAAACACCGGCTCGAACTGCTCGGCTACCGCTACGATAAACCCACGCTCGACGGCATTTACACCCGTTTCTTAGACATGGCCGACATCCGCAAAGAGGTGAACGATAAAGATTTAATGGAACTCGTGCGGTAA
- a CDS encoding esterase-like activity of phytase family protein, translating into MKHLNLSRILSIGLVVLLVTASCSDHLVPSFQYPAVADAVNPGTVVPAVLFETNGVKVFNGGFGSAIAADPRDPTVFYLLTDRGPNIDGNVTNSKVFAQPDFAPQIGKFRLKNGQMVLESIIELKNSSGGKLNGLPNPVNQGGTGEIAFDLAGKTLPASTDGLDSEGLVVASDGTFWVSDEYGPHIVHFDATGRTVERINPFGTGTGGRRMPLVFARRRANRGMEGLTITPDGKTLVGIMQFPLYNPSQAAITGSLVTRILTFDIATGATKQYAYLIERANLQANSEITAITNTTFLVLERDGEFGTTANAGTLFKRIYKIDLAGATDISDPADGIGGKLYGGKTVEELKTEAALLANGIVPVKKTLAFDMATELSPVYPHDKAEGLALLSPTLLAIANDDDFGVVGVGNYAAKILPATNTIDMNRVYFVTLKTPVK; encoded by the coding sequence ATGAAACACCTTAACCTGTCCCGCATTCTGAGCATTGGCTTGGTAGTACTGCTTGTAACGGCTTCCTGTAGCGATCACCTTGTTCCATCTTTCCAATACCCGGCAGTTGCCGATGCCGTGAACCCCGGCACCGTTGTTCCTGCTGTTTTATTTGAGACCAACGGCGTCAAGGTCTTCAACGGCGGTTTTGGTTCGGCCATCGCTGCCGACCCCAGGGACCCAACGGTGTTCTACCTACTTACCGACCGAGGACCGAATATTGACGGGAACGTGACCAACTCGAAGGTATTTGCCCAGCCTGATTTTGCCCCGCAGATTGGTAAGTTCCGACTGAAAAACGGCCAAATGGTTCTTGAATCGATCATCGAATTGAAAAACAGTTCGGGCGGCAAATTGAATGGATTGCCTAACCCGGTCAATCAAGGCGGAACAGGCGAGATAGCGTTCGATCTGGCCGGTAAAACGCTGCCAGCCAGCACAGACGGCCTCGATTCGGAAGGGCTGGTTGTTGCCAGCGACGGTACGTTCTGGGTAAGCGATGAATACGGACCGCATATCGTTCATTTCGATGCAACGGGCCGTACCGTCGAGCGGATCAATCCTTTTGGCACCGGAACAGGCGGGCGTCGGATGCCGCTGGTTTTTGCCCGGCGTCGGGCCAACCGGGGCATGGAAGGGTTGACTATTACACCCGACGGAAAAACGCTGGTCGGTATCATGCAATTCCCGCTGTATAATCCATCTCAGGCAGCAATCACTGGTTCGTTAGTGACCCGAATTCTGACATTTGACATTGCTACCGGAGCTACTAAACAGTACGCGTACCTGATTGAACGGGCTAACCTACAGGCCAACAGCGAGATAACAGCTATCACTAATACTACGTTTCTGGTGCTCGAACGCGATGGCGAATTTGGTACGACGGCTAACGCAGGAACGTTGTTTAAGCGTATCTACAAAATTGACCTTGCGGGAGCCACTGACATATCAGACCCTGCCGATGGCATAGGAGGTAAATTGTATGGTGGCAAAACCGTTGAAGAGCTTAAAACGGAAGCTGCGCTGCTGGCAAACGGAATCGTTCCGGTCAAAAAGACGCTGGCGTTTGATATGGCAACAGAACTTTCACCAGTCTATCCGCACGACAAAGCCGAAGGGCTTGCCCTGCTTAGCCCAACTTTGTTAGCTATTGCCAATGACGATGATTTTGGGGTGGTTGGTGTGGGCAACTACGCGGCTAAAATTCTGCCTGCTACGAATACCATCGACATGAACAGGGTGTATTTCGTTACACTCAAAACCCCAGTCAAGTAG
- a CDS encoding YdeI/OmpD-associated family protein, producing the protein MIPTDNVTYAESRAAWRQWLIDNHQIAANVWLQIFKKNSGTPSVTYDEAVDEALCFGWIDSSVKKGDEQYYWQYFAKRNPKSNWSQVNKTKVEKLTAAGLMTPAGQALIDLAKQTGTWTALDHLEDGICPPDLQTALDANSMAKSFFDAFPRSVRRGILEWLLNAKTPETRAKRIAEIVSKAERNERANQYTPKQR; encoded by the coding sequence ATGATACCCACTGACAACGTAACCTACGCCGAAAGCCGCGCGGCCTGGCGGCAATGGCTAATTGACAATCACCAGATAGCCGCCAACGTGTGGCTACAGATTTTCAAGAAAAACAGCGGAACACCCAGCGTGACCTACGACGAAGCCGTTGACGAAGCCCTGTGCTTTGGTTGGATCGATAGCTCTGTCAAAAAAGGCGATGAGCAGTACTACTGGCAGTACTTTGCCAAACGCAATCCAAAAAGCAACTGGAGCCAGGTGAATAAAACGAAGGTTGAAAAACTGACTGCTGCCGGGCTGATGACCCCCGCCGGGCAGGCATTGATTGACCTCGCCAAACAAACCGGCACCTGGACTGCGCTCGATCATCTGGAAGACGGCATTTGCCCACCCGATTTACAAACGGCACTGGATGCCAATAGTATGGCCAAATCATTTTTCGACGCCTTTCCACGTTCGGTCAGGCGCGGAATTCTTGAATGGCTGCTAAACGCTAAAACGCCCGAAACCCGAGCCAAACGCATCGCAGAGATTGTATCCAAGGCTGAGCGCAACGAGCGGGCCAATCAATACACGCCTAAACAGCGTTAA
- a CDS encoding SO2930 family diheme c-type cytochrome — protein MKTLVALATLTVLLLSFRTQPHTAIPQKLSEYGFFEGNLAEQQPAEGVVPYRLNTPLFSDYAEKLRFVKLPTGQTVSYNATEVLDFPVGTTLIKTFYYPNDFRDVSKGRRLMETRLLVRETAGWKALEYVWNDEQTDAVLEVAGDRKPVTFVDAEGRKRQQEYIIPNLNQCKSCHNRNEVMTPIGPSARQLNGDLTYTTGPENQLQHWQKAGLLTDLPALADVPRAPVWSDPATGSLDARARIYLDINCAHCHRPEGPANTSGLNLSVHEKNVTAWGLLKTPVAAGRGSGDRRYDIMPGHPDESILLYRMESTDPGIMMPEVARKVPHREGIALVRDWIKSLPNDTH, from the coding sequence ATGAAAACGCTCGTTGCACTCGCTACGCTAACCGTACTCCTGCTGTCGTTCCGAACGCAGCCACATACCGCCATACCCCAAAAACTATCGGAATACGGCTTCTTCGAGGGTAACCTCGCCGAGCAGCAACCCGCAGAGGGCGTGGTGCCGTATCGACTAAACACGCCCCTGTTCTCAGATTATGCCGAGAAATTACGATTTGTAAAGCTGCCTACAGGACAAACGGTGTCGTATAATGCCACCGAAGTGCTGGATTTTCCGGTCGGCACAACCTTAATCAAGACGTTTTATTACCCCAACGATTTTCGGGATGTCAGCAAGGGCCGTCGGCTCATGGAAACGCGGTTGCTCGTTCGCGAAACGGCGGGCTGGAAAGCCCTCGAATACGTCTGGAATGACGAGCAAACCGATGCTGTGCTGGAAGTCGCGGGCGACCGAAAGCCTGTAACGTTCGTAGATGCCGAAGGCCGCAAACGACAGCAGGAGTATATCATTCCGAACCTGAACCAGTGCAAAAGCTGCCACAACCGCAACGAAGTCATGACGCCCATCGGCCCATCGGCGCGGCAGCTCAACGGCGATCTGACCTACACCACCGGCCCCGAAAATCAACTTCAACACTGGCAGAAAGCCGGTTTACTGACCGACCTGCCCGCTCTGGCCGACGTACCCCGCGCTCCGGTCTGGAGCGACCCCGCCACCGGCTCGCTCGACGCCCGCGCACGAATTTACCTCGATATTAACTGCGCCCATTGCCACCGGCCCGAAGGTCCGGCCAATACATCGGGCCTGAATCTGAGCGTTCACGAGAAAAATGTAACGGCCTGGGGCTTGCTGAAAACGCCCGTAGCAGCCGGTCGCGGCTCCGGCGACCGACGATACGATATAATGCCGGGGCACCCCGATGAGTCGATTTTGCTTTATCGAATGGAATCGACCGACCCCGGCATTATGATGCCTGAAGTGGCCCGCAAAGTGCCACATCGCGAGGGTATTGCTCTGGTGCGTGACTGGATAAAATCATTGCCGAATGATACCCACTGA
- a CDS encoding parallel beta-helix domain-containing protein, translating into MNAKLFTLIALYVAGSVAVAQPAVQKKIQTDLIMAEDGAIIDLPAGTFTLSGSLSLQDKNNITIRGAGDPASGEGKTILSFKGQTEGAEGLRITNGKNITIENLTVQDTKGDGIKTMNVNGITFRNVKTEWTGDLSKNNGSYGLYPVQCNNVLIDKCTAIGASDAGIYVGQSQNIVVRNCVAYHNVAGIEIENSVGADVYQNEAYQNTGGILVFDLPDLVQKKGGNVRVYDNYIHDNNLDNFAPKGNIVARVPAGTGVLILATNQVEIFKNRIHNNISLGTGIISYFITEEAIKDSLYNPYPSAISIHDNDYQRPAVLPTRKGRMGMMFRFKLRFGKDVPDIIWDGITDDKATANQPVLCLRNNVNARFANIDAGNNFKAISRDLSKVTCELPPLVSAAGK; encoded by the coding sequence ATGAATGCTAAGCTCTTCACGTTAATCGCTTTATATGTAGCCGGTTCTGTAGCCGTAGCGCAGCCTGCCGTACAGAAGAAAATTCAGACCGATCTGATTATGGCGGAAGACGGTGCTATTATCGACCTGCCTGCCGGAACGTTCACGCTGTCGGGAAGCCTGTCGTTGCAGGATAAGAACAACATCACCATTCGCGGGGCGGGCGATCCGGCGTCAGGGGAAGGGAAAACGATTCTGTCGTTTAAAGGGCAAACCGAAGGGGCCGAGGGGCTGCGTATTACTAATGGCAAAAACATTACCATCGAAAACCTGACGGTGCAGGATACCAAAGGCGATGGAATTAAAACCATGAATGTGAACGGCATTACGTTCCGCAACGTAAAAACCGAATGGACTGGCGATCTATCCAAAAACAACGGCTCGTATGGCCTGTATCCCGTACAGTGCAACAACGTGCTTATCGACAAATGCACGGCCATTGGAGCTTCGGATGCGGGTATTTATGTGGGTCAGTCACAGAACATCGTGGTGCGTAACTGCGTGGCGTATCATAACGTAGCGGGTATAGAAATCGAAAATTCTGTTGGGGCCGACGTGTATCAGAACGAAGCCTACCAAAATACAGGCGGTATTCTGGTGTTCGATCTGCCCGATCTGGTGCAGAAAAAAGGCGGCAACGTGCGCGTTTACGACAACTACATCCACGACAATAATCTCGACAACTTCGCCCCGAAGGGTAATATCGTTGCCAGAGTCCCCGCCGGAACGGGTGTGCTTATTCTGGCAACCAATCAGGTGGAGATTTTCAAAAACCGCATTCACAACAACATCTCGCTTGGCACAGGCATCATCAGTTATTTTATTACCGAAGAAGCTATTAAAGACAGCCTGTACAACCCATATCCGTCGGCTATCAGCATTCACGATAACGACTACCAACGACCTGCCGTATTGCCAACCCGCAAAGGACGCATGGGCATGATGTTCCGGTTCAAGCTGCGGTTCGGTAAAGATGTACCCGACATCATTTGGGACGGCATTACCGACGATAAAGCTACCGCAAACCAGCCCGTGCTATGCCTGCGCAACAATGTCAACGCGCGCTTTGCCAACATCGACGCCGGTAATAACTTCAAAGCCATTTCACGCGACCTGAGCAAAGTTACGTGCGAGTTGCCGCCATTAGTCTCGGCAGCGGGGAAGTAA
- a CDS encoding ATP-binding protein, with protein sequence MRYAFLTLLLWFVNLTAGLAQTGWPPTVSIQTDSAYFPFDTAHFQVFADSSHRLTFDEVRRSNGFRSGPNYDPDRQTHVYWLRMRVRNDRPTDLGVYYSNITGDYADIYWLDSASQWQHRRAGALLPQSELTEHNGYRSSSRVFFRLKAGQETTIYQRAENVWWHMPPQYFKPQLETEAGLAKAVFRYYFANKGWLIHWYNGVGVGVLLLAFGYNLLVYSSTKERVYLYFGLCLLFFVLDRDRNQTNAQTALFSEYPYWLQFFGNFFFLAFFVCFIQAIRRFVQPQVSLTRLDRLIVYTLNLTIVVYVAQIMLFWWAPQAALWLELVLEILVRVVYSLCIWLTYRQMRRQNSDARFVLIAIMPLAIWWLFTVVDKTFYTYFQVSLSRELPASFEYAENMAFAWMIIFFSAALLNRYNLTRQQVARQAIEREQLEKERSRLIAEQNERLEQQVRERTAELQQSLETLKTTQNQLVQKEKLASLGELTAGIAHEIQNPLNFVNNFSEVSVELVNELEEEREKGNNRDESLEVELLGDIKQNLQKINQHGKRAGAIVRGMLEHSRASTGEPTPTDLNALADEYLRLAYHGLRAKDKTFSCQFFTDLDAALPSVSVVSQDVGRVLLNLYNNAFYAVQERATNTGPGTAYQPTVWVSTRFKSGTIKISVRDNGTGIPDVVKQKIFQPFFTTKPTGEGTGLGLSLSYDIITKRYGGELIVESHEGEGTEFVIKLPV encoded by the coding sequence GTGAGATACGCCTTCCTGACCCTACTTCTCTGGTTTGTAAATCTGACGGCTGGGCTGGCTCAGACAGGTTGGCCGCCCACCGTATCGATCCAGACCGATTCGGCGTATTTTCCGTTCGATACGGCTCACTTTCAAGTGTTCGCCGATTCTTCGCACAGGCTCACGTTTGACGAGGTACGGCGCAGCAACGGATTTCGGTCAGGACCTAATTATGACCCTGACCGGCAGACGCACGTTTACTGGCTCCGAATGCGCGTCCGCAACGACCGCCCCACTGATTTGGGCGTGTACTACAGCAATATCACCGGCGATTATGCCGATATCTACTGGCTCGACTCAGCCAGCCAGTGGCAGCACCGACGGGCGGGAGCTTTGTTGCCCCAGAGCGAATTGACCGAACACAACGGCTATCGAAGTTCGAGCCGGGTATTCTTTCGGCTGAAAGCGGGGCAGGAAACTACCATTTATCAACGCGCGGAGAATGTGTGGTGGCACATGCCGCCCCAATACTTCAAGCCGCAACTTGAAACGGAAGCAGGGTTAGCAAAGGCTGTTTTTCGCTATTATTTTGCCAACAAGGGCTGGTTGATCCATTGGTACAATGGCGTCGGCGTGGGCGTTCTGCTGCTGGCTTTTGGCTATAACCTGCTCGTTTACAGTTCCACAAAAGAGCGGGTGTATCTGTATTTCGGTTTATGTCTGCTCTTTTTTGTGCTCGACCGTGACAGAAATCAAACGAACGCGCAAACGGCCTTGTTTAGTGAATACCCATACTGGCTTCAATTCTTCGGCAACTTCTTTTTCCTGGCTTTTTTCGTCTGCTTCATACAGGCCATTCGGCGGTTTGTGCAGCCTCAGGTTTCGCTGACCCGGCTCGACAGGCTCATTGTCTACACACTAAACCTGACAATCGTAGTCTATGTGGCTCAAATTATGCTATTCTGGTGGGCACCGCAGGCAGCACTCTGGCTCGAACTGGTATTGGAAATCCTTGTTCGGGTGGTCTACAGCTTATGCATCTGGCTCACGTACCGGCAAATGCGCCGACAAAACAGCGATGCCCGGTTTGTATTGATTGCCATTATGCCCCTCGCTATCTGGTGGCTTTTTACCGTGGTCGACAAGACATTCTACACCTACTTCCAGGTTTCTTTGTCGAGAGAACTGCCAGCGTCGTTCGAGTACGCAGAAAACATGGCCTTTGCGTGGATGATTATCTTTTTCTCAGCCGCCCTGCTCAACCGATATAACCTTACACGTCAACAAGTAGCCCGGCAGGCCATTGAACGCGAACAACTCGAAAAAGAACGCAGCCGACTCATTGCCGAACAAAACGAAAGGCTCGAACAACAAGTCCGCGAACGTACTGCCGAATTACAACAATCGCTCGAAACGCTGAAAACAACGCAGAATCAGCTTGTTCAGAAAGAGAAATTAGCCTCGTTAGGCGAATTAACGGCGGGTATCGCTCACGAAATTCAGAATCCACTCAACTTCGTCAATAACTTTTCAGAGGTATCGGTTGAATTGGTTAATGAACTGGAAGAAGAGCGGGAAAAAGGAAACAATCGCGATGAAAGTTTAGAAGTCGAACTGTTGGGCGACATTAAACAGAATCTTCAAAAAATCAACCAGCATGGCAAACGGGCCGGGGCTATTGTACGCGGAATGCTCGAACACAGCCGCGCCAGCACGGGCGAACCTACCCCTACCGATCTGAACGCCCTGGCCGACGAATATCTGCGGCTGGCTTATCACGGGCTGCGGGCCAAAGACAAAACGTTTAGCTGTCAGTTCTTTACTGACCTTGATGCCGCCTTGCCAAGTGTCTCGGTTGTATCGCAGGATGTTGGGCGGGTGTTGTTAAATCTGTACAACAACGCGTTTTATGCCGTGCAGGAACGGGCAACAAACACCGGACCGGGAACAGCTTATCAGCCAACTGTGTGGGTTAGTACGCGGTTCAAGAGTGGAACAATCAAAATCAGCGTGCGTGATAACGGCACGGGCATTCCTGATGTGGTAAAACAGAAAATTTTTCAGCCGTTCTTTACCACTAAACCTACCGGCGAAGGCACCGGGCTGGGCTTGTCGCTTTCCTACGACATCATCACAAAAAGATACGGGGGCGAATTAATTGTAGAAAGCCACGAAGGCGAAGGAACGGAGTTTGTAATAAAATTGCCAGTGTGA